The following are encoded together in the Humulus lupulus chromosome 5, drHumLupu1.1, whole genome shotgun sequence genome:
- the LOC133777910 gene encoding uncharacterized protein LOC133777910 isoform X2, with translation MELPLMYLNPSSTASFSGRVGLSSRLCNFPARVRRRRGRVSFSDVDMVRFRPVKASTEQSSGEAVDARGSEGESRRGFTSPAMEVTTLDSFKDAEFPVWEKIGAVVRLSYGIGIYGAMALAGKFICSITGIDCLGGFHPSLDAILEGLGYAAPPIMALLFILDDEVVKLSPHARAIRDVEDEELRNFFYGMSPWQFILVVAASSVGEELFYRAAVQGALAEIFLKGTDLISDTRGMASLTGVLPPFVPFAQAFAAVMTATLTGSLYYMAASPKDPAYIVAPVLPSRAGREDMKKLFTAWYKRRQMKKIYSPLLEGLLALYLGFEWIQTDNILAPIITHGIYSAVILGHGLWKIHDHRRRLRQRIRQLKLEGKKEVNYDIQDLE, from the exons GGGCGAGTGAGTTTTTCTGATGTCGATATGGTTCGGTTCCGGCCGGTTAAAGCTTCGACGGAGCAAAGCAGTGGGGAGGCTGTGGATGCTAGAGGAAGTGAAGGAGAGAGCAGACGAGGGTTCACGAGTCCTGCTATGGAGGTCACTACATTAGATTCTTTTAAAGATGCTGAGTTTCCGGTTTGGGAGAAGATTGGTGCTGTTGTTAGACTCAGCTATGGAATTG GTATATATGGTGCCATGGCTTTAGCAGGAAAATTTATTTGCTCAATCACTGGAATTGATTGCTTGGGAGGTTTTCACCCATCATTAGACGCCATTTTAGAAGGCCTGGGATATGCGGCTCCTCCAATTATGGCCCTTTTGTTCATACTCGAT GACGAAGTTGTGAAGCTATCTCCTCATGCTCGTGCCATCAGAGATGTGGAAGATGAGGAACTCCGGAACTTTTTCTATGGAATGTCTCCATGGCAG TTTATACTAGTTGTTGCTGCGAGCTCGGTGGGAGAGGAGCTTTTTTACAGAGCTGCAGTTCAG GGAGCATTGGCTGAAATATTCCTGAAGGGTACAGATCTGATATCAGATACTAGAGGAATGGCATCTCTG ACTGGAGTTCTTCCCCCATTTGTTCCATTTGCTCAGGCGTTTGCAGCTGTTATGACAGCTACTCTAACTGGTTCCCTGTACTATATGGCTGCATCTCCAAAAG ACCCTGCTTACATAGTTGCACCAGTTTTGCCATCTCGCGCTGGTCGTGAAGATATGAAGAAGCTCTTTACAG CCTGGTATAAGAGGAGGCAAATGAAGAAGATTTATTCTCCACTACTTGAAGGACTTTTGGCTCTCTACCTTGGATTTGAGTGGATCCAG ACGGATAACATTCTTGCACCCATAATCACACATGGCATATACTCTGCTGTCATATTGGGTCATGGTCTTTGGAAGATACACGATCACCGGAGAAGACTACGTCAGAGAATTCGACAACTTAAacttgaaggaaagaaagaagtgAATTATGATATTCAGGATTTGGAATAG
- the LOC133777910 gene encoding uncharacterized protein LOC133777910 isoform X1 has protein sequence MELPLMYLNPSSTASFSGRVGLSSRLCNFPARVRRRRGRVSFSDVDMVRFRPVKASTEQSSGEAVDARGSEGESRRGFTSPAMEVTTLDSFKDAEFPVWEKIGAVVRLSYGIGIYGAMALAGKFICSITGIDCLGGFHPSLDAILEGLGYAAPPIMALLFILDDEVVKLSPHARAIRDVEDEELRNFFYGMSPWQCFNLQFILVVAASSVGEELFYRAAVQGALAEIFLKGTDLISDTRGMASLTGVLPPFVPFAQAFAAVMTATLTGSLYYMAASPKDPAYIVAPVLPSRAGREDMKKLFTAWYKRRQMKKIYSPLLEGLLALYLGFEWIQTDNILAPIITHGIYSAVILGHGLWKIHDHRRRLRQRIRQLKLEGKKEVNYDIQDLE, from the exons GGGCGAGTGAGTTTTTCTGATGTCGATATGGTTCGGTTCCGGCCGGTTAAAGCTTCGACGGAGCAAAGCAGTGGGGAGGCTGTGGATGCTAGAGGAAGTGAAGGAGAGAGCAGACGAGGGTTCACGAGTCCTGCTATGGAGGTCACTACATTAGATTCTTTTAAAGATGCTGAGTTTCCGGTTTGGGAGAAGATTGGTGCTGTTGTTAGACTCAGCTATGGAATTG GTATATATGGTGCCATGGCTTTAGCAGGAAAATTTATTTGCTCAATCACTGGAATTGATTGCTTGGGAGGTTTTCACCCATCATTAGACGCCATTTTAGAAGGCCTGGGATATGCGGCTCCTCCAATTATGGCCCTTTTGTTCATACTCGAT GACGAAGTTGTGAAGCTATCTCCTCATGCTCGTGCCATCAGAGATGTGGAAGATGAGGAACTCCGGAACTTTTTCTATGGAATGTCTCCATGGCAG TGCTTCAACTTGCAGTTTATACTAGTTGTTGCTGCGAGCTCGGTGGGAGAGGAGCTTTTTTACAGAGCTGCAGTTCAG GGAGCATTGGCTGAAATATTCCTGAAGGGTACAGATCTGATATCAGATACTAGAGGAATGGCATCTCTG ACTGGAGTTCTTCCCCCATTTGTTCCATTTGCTCAGGCGTTTGCAGCTGTTATGACAGCTACTCTAACTGGTTCCCTGTACTATATGGCTGCATCTCCAAAAG ACCCTGCTTACATAGTTGCACCAGTTTTGCCATCTCGCGCTGGTCGTGAAGATATGAAGAAGCTCTTTACAG CCTGGTATAAGAGGAGGCAAATGAAGAAGATTTATTCTCCACTACTTGAAGGACTTTTGGCTCTCTACCTTGGATTTGAGTGGATCCAG ACGGATAACATTCTTGCACCCATAATCACACATGGCATATACTCTGCTGTCATATTGGGTCATGGTCTTTGGAAGATACACGATCACCGGAGAAGACTACGTCAGAGAATTCGACAACTTAAacttgaaggaaagaaagaagtgAATTATGATATTCAGGATTTGGAATAG